The following nucleotide sequence is from Mytilus trossulus isolate FHL-02 chromosome 9, PNRI_Mtr1.1.1.hap1, whole genome shotgun sequence.
tgaggtatttaggtaatttaaatttCTGAAATTGTCCGCTCCGCCGCTCCACTATAGTAGGAATCACCGTCATTGAAAATACTCTTTCATTTACTTCGAATGTAGCATGTAAATGTACTTACGCCATTTTCCATTCAGAAATACGAACTCCAAAAGAATGATAGAACATGTTAGGTAAAGTCCATACCGtttgtattttttcagtaaCCTCATGATTCGTTATCCCAGTCTAAAGGAATGACAAAATAAGATAGTCATTCATTTAGTACAATTAGTCttaatattgttattttctaCACGATAGCAGGTGCCCGTCTCTCCTGAAccacatgtttactgtacaaacaaaatttgttttgacaatattatttcaaatatgttctTTTTGTCGCATGGTGTATTTCAATTTATCTCAtcccaaataaataaaactttcataAGATTTAATTCACTTTGTGTAGTCGGTAGTTCATAGCGctataaaaatgagaaaaggTTTGCATAATTTATTAAGTATTAATTAATACGAATAAACATGCATGGTTTTTGTGAGCAGAACCGATCTAACGTTTCAAGCCCTTtccaattgattttttgttttttttttcttataatttgttgTTATATAACTGTCCCTGGTAAGGGAGATGGTTCACCTGGtactcacaaacatgtttaacaccgttATATTCTTTTTGTTACAGTTCAgaaacctgtaattcagttatTGCGTTAATTTTTGTCgtcttttaaattcataatataAACATGGACGTTGATTTTCTCTTTGGAATTGTTTTATGCTGTCGAGTGCGGGATTTCCTTGCGGTGTGGAAGACCAATAGATTggcttgttgtctctttgacacatttcccgtttccattctcaattttttggTCATTCCTTGAACTAGTatagaaatttatttgaattataagctcaaacacttcaaacgaatggataacaacagtcatgttgaaaatggtggataaaatctggttttatagctgcCTATACCTCACACTTGTATAAGTAAAGTATgtcaattaaattatataagcCTATCTTGGCATATCCATTACAgaactttttgagtaaaatgaggtcgataTTCTGTATATTTGCTCGGATTTGTTGCCGTATTTTCCCTTTCGAAAGAAAGAAAGAACTTTTGTttcaaaagataaacacaaatagtttttgttatataatttttaatttctgtattttataagtatcttaatatttatacattttttattcagacaTAGCTCATATTGATCAAACGTTCATggatgtagaaaaaaacataattttttgctatatatttatccaattaaaaaaaattgcactatttacgttttcataaaaattgacaGACATAATCTTCTCGCGTAATCAAACCAAATAACTAAGTAATGGATCaaatatatatgatgtttcCCTTTATACCTAcatatccaccattttctacctttaaaaaaatgcctgtacaagtCTGGATTATGACAGTTGCTAGGCATTTGCTTAGGAACTccgtttataatttttctaggaattcgttatttttgttatttgactaTACTTGTTGTAGAATGTATATCTCTATGGCTGTGAACATGCATGTTATTAATTAAATTCCAAATGTAAAATAACGAGTTATAAGCCTTATTTGCTGATACTTATTTAAATGAAAGCTTAACCTGGTTTACTATCTTTGTGACAGCCTCTtagtatacatatatacatttttatatttgccGTATCGAAAGAGATTAATTCTTTAACAATTCAAGTTGTCTTCGTTTATCCATTTTTAAgcgcagaaaaaaaaatgtagtaaaTGGTAAAGGATACTAGTATAACAAAAGACGGGATAACATGCATTGGTAGGAAACATTCGGTAAAAAAGGCAAACATACAAACAgccattaaataaataaattgactTTATGTAgcgtataaaaagtaaaatcacataagtactgaactccgatgaaaattcatAAAGAAAAGTCCCTCATTAAATGGCAACATCAAAAGCTATAACCCATCAATTtacaaatgaatggataacaactgtcatagtccttacttggtataggcattttcttatgtagaaaatggtggatagatcatggttttatagcgctaaaccgcTTACTTGTacgacagttgcatcaaattcgtttatattgacaacgatgcgtgaacaaaacaaacagaaataatggGTAAATTACCGTACAAATACAGCAATCTCTTTTATTATGAGACACGAAGTCTGACTTTTGGTGACTGTTAATCTTAAACAGCCGAATAActtaaagttatattttttacgTACGTCATTTGCAACTACAGAACCATTGTTAAACCTCCCTAAGAGATAGTTATCGTAACAAATGATTCTGTTTTTGGGAACTACTCGACACCTCATACATGCTTCTAACTGTGCATGCTCTAGTTGGTCTTTCGGATGCTCTTTACTTCCAGTTATAATAATGACACTTTTTATGCTTTGAGGTCTTTTAAAAACCACGTATATAGAATCATTCACAACTGGTGGTGTATTTGACCAGAAATATCCATTGTAAACAGAATATGCCGCTTTGAGTTCAAATTTCGGTAAAGACGTCATGGTTGTATATAATTCAGCAGTAGGATTTTGTccttttaaagttttctttgtATCCAAAATCCTCGGATTGACGTATGTAATCTTTTCCGGTAAAGAAGAATATAATCCGACATGATGAAACACGTTAGGTTTTCGTTCCCGTTTGGTGTcttgtaaatgaataaaattgaagtATCTCAATAAATAGTCTATCGGTTGCTCAGCATAAAATAACAAGATATATTTGGCAAGTTTTTGTAGGTCGTGTGAATGAAAAAGTTTTCCAATAAATCCATGTTGACAAAACTCCAAGCATACCCAGGGTACTTTCTGAACGGAGATGAATTGTTTAATGGCATCAAAATAAGTTGGACTCGTTTTAACGTCGTCTTCAATTTGAATGtagtattttgaaatattcttgcTGTACAACCAAAGATACGCGtaatcaatgttttgttttgaacgCCATTTCATTCTGGATTCACTGTCATTAAATGTCTGTTTCAAGTTATCAAGCTGTGGATAAAAGCTATAAGGAGCTGTTATGATTTGAATAGTATTGTTTGACACCAATGCCTTGTATCTGCGCTTTATATCTGTTGATGTAATTTCCTTCCATGTTGTGTTAAAATCTGATAGAAAAATAACTACATAGATTTGTGACAGCTGTGATTTGGAAGTAGCATTCAGTAATGTATCAATCGTGTACCACAAGTAATATGTACGAGGGCGCCAAATTGTAGGAATTCCTATCGTAAGATATCctgaaaataaagataacaaattaaaaattaatggaCTGTGGAAtaactttattttacctttttgacTCTCTTTGATTCGAGcttcactggtgagtcttttgtagacgaaacgtacGTCTggtttaaatacaaaatttcaattctagTATCTGTGCTGAGTTTATCTTTTGCCTCAACATTGGattgtagtttttattttttttttattggttttttttttttgaatttcgtGACCAAGAACCAATTTTCCAGTTTAAAGGGTAATTTGATCTCATCAAGTCTCAGATCAATTCAGATTAATAATTATACatcaattaaatgaaaacatgtattgtacattaataaaataaaaacatgtttacattaattAATATTTACGTTTCTGCATTCTTTCTTCTTTCAATCTTCTCGAAGTTCTTGTGATCGAACTATTTTGAGAAgcctattaaaaataaaaaataaaggatttatatagaaattggaTTTCTGATATGAATCACATAAAATGTTTGCCTAAGGTCAACAAACAatcaacagaaaaacaaaagagatCTAGTAATCTACaatgttttatgtttcaaaGCCTTTTTCCTATTATATAGAAATATGAattagatgtggtatgattgcaaataataTTTAACTATCAAATAAAcacttaatataaaaagtaaaatcacaaaaaactgaactcggaggaaaatctaatcggaaagtccataatcacatgataaaatcaaatgacGAAACACATAagaaacgaatggacaagacgtgtcacattcctgacttggtacaggcattttcgaatgtagaaaatggtggattaaacctgatgttagagcgctaaacctctcactttgatgacagtctcatcaaattcctttatatttacaatgatgcgtgaactagacagacataataaatgaaatagtcaaaatatgggtacagcagtcatcatcgagtgacaattttaaaaggaactatataatataatataatagcttgttgttcggtgtgaaccaatgctccgtgttgaaggcacTTTTGTGAAGACATGAATTATCAcggatatggttatatttataaattaactgtttgcaaaatttagaatttatgaaatacttaggtttttctacctcaggtatagattaacttagctggatttggcaaacttttaggaattttggtcctcaattctctttaacttcgtactttatttggccttttaaacttttttggattcgagcgtcaatgatgagtctttcgtagacgaaacgcgcgtctggcgtttatacaaaatttagtcctggtatctacgatgagtttatttacaaccattgggtcgatgccactgctggtggagatttatttccgcgagggtatcaccagtccagtagtcagcactcgtggtgctgacatgaattatcatggATATGGTTAGAATCGAATTCataacagtgtggctgtggacATTGATTGGCGCACTTTaatctcccattgactgggacagattaggtgaacgttcgTCTATAACGCCCATAGCTCACGACGTCCTTAGTATagacatttaaactgtggggtcaccaaaggttctcaacgcctaaataaaataattcgaaatactaatcaggaatttgtgttttaaaaaaagaatgacttACTGGCTTTGAAAATTGCAATGCATGTGTTGATTGATTATCTTTTTCGGACGTCAAAGCTATTTAACAATTGCGATTGCCgaataatgttttcttttaacttttttatctgGTCAAAAAATTTATTCTAGAACGAATGCATAATCCACTTTCAAAAGTTGTgcaaatacataacatatagacaaaatatacttcTGCCCTGTCTTTTTCGTACTTGAAAGTTATTGGATAGTAGGAAAGCTATTTGGATTAAACCTTATAAAATTTGCATGCATTTACGGTATTGTATAATTGGTAAAACTGTTCTCTATACTGCTACTACTTTGTGAAAAACACACTTGGCAACAGAAACGCATTCATCTGATTTATATTCAAATCGAACCAATTTACATAGAAAAGGACGACTTCGTGCATTTTGTGATCgcatatggtccaaatactcatacggccAGAACACATACATGATATTCTGTGTGTTATAGGTCGTCTATTCATTTActtctttcttttgttgatgGATTGGACGTCTTTCTGTGagtgattatttgttttaaatactttaatactttgaacttacttgcaaataatttaaaaccaagACTTGAATTAAATGTCTAAACAAACCATGATTTTTTAAGCATACATCACATCCATTGAAAAGGCTAAAATTCGCCAGGTCTTTCATTTCAACTTAGTGAGTTGACTAAAGTAATATTGCGGACCATTTTCCAATTTGTATGGGGtttccttattgtttttctctcGCTCAACTttggtgtttgtttttacaTGCCAAGACCTCTTGAAGCTTTCATTCTATAAAGTGTGTATTTTGCTAAtggttgaaggccatacggggCCTATAGTTTGCTTACGCCTGTTGGTCCCTGGAAAGAATTTGTATGATTGTCTATCACACCACACATTCTGTGTTTTACATGCAGTTATATCTATGATAAGAATGATAATTGAATTGTCATAGAGACAAAAACCCAACTAAAGAGCAAAACAAGCCCAAGACAACATGTACTCGTATCAAGGGAATtgctataaaaatatttattttaggttAATAGTATAAGGCCATACTCAAGTTGTAAATAGATCTTGTCGTCAAATTTTGCAACCAGCTTCTATGTTTCTATAATGCaccgttcttttttttttttgcctcgACCTTTCCATTGGACAGACTATTTTGTTTTCgactatttttaaaagatgcatttatttacaaaatcatacaGTACGCATTTGTTCCTCCTGTCCCAAGTGTTGGAATTAATATCTGAATGAACGGATCGatttatgatttataacaacaacaaaaaaatgtgatatttttgtCATCTGGAACTCTTCACAAACAAAGTCCACATGGTTAGCATTGAATAAATAGAAGGTCACTCTTAAATGATTTTGTTCTCTTAATCAATaagatattttgtgaaataacGCGGGTCCCCATTACTTAAAAGTTTGGGGGTTTTTTTACAatgaataaactttttttttatcattatgtattgataattatcAGCTCTGAACATTATCATTCTTAAAAGTGAAACTGTAGTTAgtgatggtaaaaaaaaatataaaacaaattccttaaatgatttgtgaaaagaaagtttaattttatgtatcaaAATGTGTTAACAAGTGATTATTCAAATCCCCACTTGAAGGCCTCTGATAGACTGAGTGAGCATAAAATCATCGCCAACGACAAACAAGTTATAGGTGATTTTTTCAGTATAATTACTAACAAACGTTTTACCGTCGACCACACTGTTATGAAtttaattctatatttataaattaactgtttgcaaaaatttagaatttttttaatactaaggcttttctaccttaggtatagattaccttagctagATTTGGCAAACGTTTAGGAAtgtttgtcctcaatgctcttcaacttcgtactttatttggcctttttacctgttttggattccagcgtcactgatgagtctttcgtagacgaaacgcgcgcctggcgtatatacaaaatttagtcctggtatctacgatgagtttatttacaaccattgggtcgatgccactgctggtggagatttatttccgcgagagtatcaccagtccagtagtcggCATTCGtggtgctgacatgaattatcatggatatggttatattcataaattaactgttatattcataaattaactgttatattcataaattaactgGTATATgcataaattaactgttatattcataaattaactgtttacaaagtttagaatttttgaaaaactaaggcttttctacctcaggtatagattactttagctggatttggcaaaacgtttaggaagtttggtcctgaatgctcttcaacttcgtactttatttggcctatttaacttttttgaattcgagcgtcactgatgagtcttttgtagacgaaacgcgcgtctggcgtatataaaaatattattcctggtatctatgataagtttatttatagcttgctgttcggtgtgagccaatgttccgtgttgaaggccgtaactTGATcagtaatggtttacttttataaattgttatttgaatgtaGATTTGTTTCATTGGCCTCATAACAAATTTCCTATATCTAGTTTCTCAAAAAAGAAGTATTATTCTGACAAAAAGTGCGGATACACCTTTTGATAACGGTTTTGAGTCGAACATCATCTTTTGAAGACATCACATGCGTATggtgtaaaaaaacaacataatctTGGTATCTTTGAGGATTTTGTTTCAGCTTTCATATTGCATGGATCCCGCCAAAGGCTTTGCAAATAGTCCTTCAACCAAAAGCTATAATTTCACGTAAACTTCTCAACTTCGATGTATATGCAATAGAAATGTTAATTGGCATAATAGTTTAGTTGTTGTTAGGACAGGCACACCCTTCTGGAGTATCTTCCATGTTTTTGGTCcctaattttgttttctttgtacTATATAGTGCTTTGTTTAGAgcttgtttgttttgttttttcgtttttcACTATTGTGTTGTCAATTTCTATTCAACTCGAGTTCCAAATGCCCCCTGTGACATCTTTCGtctcttttttaaatcattttaacttACAATTATCTTCAATTCTGTAAAGTTCATTCGATATACCAACTTTATCTTTTTGTCTTCTAAATGTTGTCCAACACCATGCCCTAAATGGAGAGATCATTGAATAATTGACATGTTATCTAGTACCTGGAGTAAAATCTAAGACTTGTTTAATTCCTTTGAAAAAGACATGTTTAATTcaagtttatcttttttttatgtgtgaCAAAACCTTCTGcttatataccatgtataccgcAGTGTAACATTCATATCACATGTATAAATAAGAGAATAACATTGGCGTAATTAATATTTCTGTACTGTGTAATAGATATATcagtttaaaattgagaatgaaaatggggaatgtatcaaagagacaacaacccgaccatagaaaaaaacaacaacagaaggtcaccaactggtcttcaatgtaacgagaaattcccgcacccggaggcgtccttcagctggcccctaaacaaatatatactacatgtagttcagtgataatgaacgctatACTAATTTCCAATTTGAATACTTAGTTGTTGTGTAAGCataaaaaagatgttgtatgattgccaatgagacaactccccacaagagatcaaaacatttaatgacaaatgtattaaCATAGGCTTGTTTAGTTTTAATTTCACACTGTTAACACGGGAAGACTAAACTGCACCAATAAAAATGTCGATGCTTTGGCCCTGATTTATTCTTGATAACCTTTTGATTAAAATTTCCAACATTTATAATGGTTTTTTTAGATTCTGCATTCCTATACATTTTTCTTACGGTAGCAAcaagtttaaatgataaaaaataacattaggTAAAAAGTATGCCAAAATCATAGTttagaaaacttattttaaatacacTAAACTTCATAAACGAAAGTAAAGTCAGTGAACTTGCAAGGAGAGCTGTTACTGTTTCAAAACTGGTAATCGTCAATCATGTCAATGTTCTAGTGTAGCGAACCATTCTTAAGTACCGGTTTATCATTGCTTTTTCTTTTCTACTTTATTTGCCAAAACATGTCAATTGGTTAATCAATTTAGgtaatattctttttataattttttataatgtgtAAAACTAAATATGTTTTCCTTTGTTGAAAGAAGTGCAacgtatcaaatcataaaatacAAGTCTCCAGGATATCTTGTAAGATTTCCGCTGCTATTTTAGCTTAATATGTACAATTTGGGTATACCGTTACgttagttatcaaatgtaccaagcttataattttatacgccagacgcgcgtttcgtcttcataagattTATCAGTGACGCACAgaccaaaacatttaaaaagcaaaataattgcaaagttgaagagcattgaggacccaacatTCCCAAACGTTGTGCCAATTTATTCGcaaaggttatctatgcctggaataagaaaatccttagtatttcgaaaaattcatatttctgtaaacagggattttttttaaatgaccatataattgatattcatgtcaacaccgaagtttTGACTTAATATGAATTAAAGGTAAGATTACATGTATACTTACGTTTCTCCGATCTGAGGAACATTGAAATCTGTACTAACATTAAAGTTATAGTTATGACTGCAAATCCTGCAGATAGCTGTCCGACACTCGTCATAATGAACAATACGATGTTACATTAGAGGATCTGTTTGCTTCAAACgatagaatataaatatatgctaattttaaaagaaaaaaacaaagataacttcgttaattttgttatttacaacAGACCATTGATTACATGAGTTGTCtcttagttttaaatttatgttaagTTCTATAACCGTTACacttaaatatgttaattaagattttaaagtgtttaatctatttttattgttcttttgtttCTTGCTTCGAtgcatatattgttttaaaaacaatgctGAAATTCAAAAGACATTTGAATGTACTAATATAATCAATGTGCTATATTTTAAAGGGGCATTgatgaattaaacaaaaataataaaacaatattttttccccattagtttcaaacatttataaaagtaaaatatataaataatatttgtttacaagCAGTCAGTtggttttgtcaaagtattaaagataaacaatttaaacgatgTATATTTGAATTGCCTCTAGTCTAAATATGCACGAaatgctgatacatgtacattattaggcgagtgaaatatttgaaaaaagacatCTAGTTAAGgactttaatgcacccacctaacacacggctattttttttaaatgagagaATAATGatttaactttgatttttgCCCGGTCGTCACAAAATTGTACGGTgcagtttttgtaaaattgacgtttatttcagaaattagttgaaaattataaaattacgaCATGTTTTTCAGGCTAAGTAAATTTAGTCGTATCTCTTCTTTTAGACATAATAATTAAGTGAATTAGattcttaaaataatgaaaagcaATATTTACAACTGTAAGTCCGCATGCTTTTgcattcttttaaatatttgacatttagtACGAAAATTTTCATAATCCCGACCTTTTCGGAtctacaattaaataaaaatataatgcttTTGAACTCTATCCGTTTTAGAGCACACCAACTCACTCATCAGTTATCGTTTTTTCATTCAAGATCAAGACTTTATCTCAACATTTCTTAAAATCAcgaatttctgtaattttatgATGTTGGGTAAAATCACTATAGTTTCTGGAATCCCTTATCTATTTCGTTATCGTTATTTTACTGAATATATTAGTCGATTTCCGTGTACTAATAGTGCTATTGCAACGTAAATGGGGTTTCATGTGTTTACGTATTTCCCTTTCATAATCTGTCTCATTACGTTATATCCCGCTAACTCAGCCGTTTACGTTACTGGTATAGAGGGTTCGGCCTGTGCTTTTGCTCCAGGACTTCTGACGGTATACTGACAATACAACGAaccagtaaattaaaaaaatgacggGTATAAGAAACCTAAAATTGACCAGTGATGACGATTTGTTAAGCAATATATTTGCTCATATAACAAATgaccaaaattcataaaacatcttcaTATTTATTAGACAagacaatataaatacataaatattgcGGTATCTCCATGTGAAAATATCAATTCATAATTTCAATACATTCTCGAACTTCCCCTTTTTGGACAAACGATACGGTGAAAAATACTCATTACAAGTTAACAAATTCAATGAACGTTTGGCCTTAGTGCTatctaatttaataaaataatatgatacTAGAATTTTGAGGTGTCCGTTTACTTAAAATATTGAGAGCTTAGCCTAGTCGGCtttaactaaaatattatacaatcaatcaagTTGTGACGTCAAGCTTCCGaggtaaaataaatataccCACTGGTTCCCACCGACTTGGTTAGACTAGATCATGAAACTCGATATTCTATGAATAGGAAACAACAATCGAtccagtaaaaaaaaaccatcgcATTTCGATATATACGTTTTTCAATATGATTGACTAGTTCAAGACCCAAAACTTAAATAGTGACCGGACAATTATTGTTATATTCAACTTCAGTGTAGCTTAAATTAGACTGATATAAAATCGTGCGAAATTAAGATCAAATCAGAGTAAAACATGGTTTTTGAGTTCTGTAGAACACCCCTTCCTAAATAAGGAACCGTATCGGAAAATTGTAGAAAATCTTTCGAGTCGTGTCAAATTTTCACAGTCAAGTTCACAAAGAAACTCTCTCTTtgctaaaaagcaaaaaactATCCATGATTGATTAACACAGATGCATAGTTTGTCATGTATTTACTACATAGAAACTATGTAGTTATTTGTATTGAGTTAAACACTTAAATGAAGATACAGTTGTATTGCAGCAGTGGGAAAACGAAACGATGAGGTTTACAGAAGACTGGTCGATGAATATGAACATAATGAAAGCATCCCatgtgaaaatacaaaatatcataagcgacgcctccgggtgttggaatttctcgctacattgaagacctgttggtgaccttctactgttgttttttatatggtcgggttgttgtctctttgacacattccccatttccattctcaattttataaatatttcaaaagtaagcACAACTCATCATCTTCTGTTTTGTCTGTACAAAGACTTGATACTACATGTACAGTGGAGATcagttctaacctctcattagaactgtcagaataatctgtcatagaactgttctaacctgtcctagaacagttctagctagaacagttctaccctagaactgttctaccctagaactgttctaggtagaactgtcaggatcagtacCACCCAGTCTCTTCTCTGGGTTCGGgagtttcttgctgcattgatgacccattggtggtctGCGGCCGTTGCCTGTCTTTTGACAAATCCCTCATGTCCATTTCCACTTTTTGATTCAATCTGTATATAGTAGATCTTGTGTCCGCTTTGAGCAAAACCTCTGCTGAACTGATATATGCCCATGCCAAGGGAGTTGTCTTTGTATGGATATGTTGACCGATAAGAATGATGAGATTACAAGTTAAAATGAAACTATAACATTCCGATATCGCAATATTCCGACACCTAAATAGTCCAACATCCTATTGGTCCGACGTTTTGATCATTTA
It contains:
- the LOC134683803 gene encoding alpha-1,3-mannosyl-glycoprotein 4-beta-N-acetylglucosaminyltransferase C-like, whose protein sequence is MQKRYLTIGIPTIWRPRTYYLWYTIDTLLNATSKSQLSQIYVVIFLSDFNTTWKEITSTDIKRRYKALVSNNTIQIITAPYSFYPQLDNLKQTFNDSESRMKWRSKQNIDYAYLWLYSKNISKYYIQIEDDVKTSPTYFDAIKQFISVQKVPWVCLEFCQHGFIGKLFHSHDLQKLAKYILLFYAEQPIDYLLRYFNFIHLQDTKRERKPNVFHHVGLYSSLPEKITYVNPRILDTKKTLKGQNPTAELYTTMTSLPKFELKAAYSVYNGYFWSNTPPVVNDSIYVVFKRPQSIKSVIIITGSKEHPKDQLEHAQLEACMRCRVVPKNRIICYDNYLLGRFNNGSVVANDVRKKYNFKLFGCLRLTVTKSQTSCLIIKEIAVFVR